A single Candidatus Methylomirabilota bacterium DNA region contains:
- a CDS encoding HIT family protein gives MSAADCPACLGRWPDPACRIADLGPAVLYLHDDQFFPGWSVLVLKRHATELYELIREERVALMETVSRVAQALAATYGARKTNYALLGNLISHVHWHVLPRLADDPAPKDPVWSVRHAPRRLAPGELADRVAAIRGALSA, from the coding sequence GTGAGCGCCGCCGACTGCCCCGCGTGCCTCGGCCGCTGGCCGGATCCGGCCTGCCGGATCGCCGATCTCGGGCCGGCCGTCCTCTACCTCCACGACGACCAGTTCTTCCCGGGCTGGAGTGTGCTCGTGCTGAAGCGCCACGCCACCGAGCTCTACGAGCTCATCCGTGAGGAGCGCGTCGCGCTGATGGAGACCGTGAGCCGCGTGGCGCAGGCCCTCGCCGCGACCTACGGCGCCCGAAAGACGAACTACGCGCTCCTGGGCAACCTGATCTCGCACGTCCACTGGCACGTCCTGCCCCGCCTGGCCGACGACCCGGCGCCGAAGGATCCCGTGTGGAGCGTGCGCCACGCGCCGCGCCGTCTCGCCCCGGGCGAGCTGGCCGACCGCGTCGCCGCGATCCGCGGGGCGCTCTCCGCGTGA
- a CDS encoding DUF455 family protein, with protein MERPIAYDKLAREDRFVRMRARDVAQLKMDQGFPPFPDLSTRDSIKERVHGIMVGEMQAMEGAGRTVCDFPETPWEFTLDMARQVWDESRHVEIYLRLLEHLDGYAGEFPETTILWRCACAADAAARVAGVNRGLEGLACDVFNQLVYIARKIGDPILERAVEFVLADEITHVRMGSKWLTKLTEGDPERRRKAIEFQENIDERFNLGGIRRDGDHEVVSISIATDVRRMAGFTEEEIERLIKTTQRSQVY; from the coding sequence ATGGAGCGTCCGATCGCCTATGACAAGCTCGCCCGCGAAGATCGCTTCGTCCGCATGCGCGCCCGCGACGTGGCCCAGCTCAAGATGGACCAGGGGTTCCCGCCGTTCCCCGACCTCTCGACCCGCGACTCGATCAAGGAGCGGGTGCACGGGATCATGGTGGGCGAGATGCAGGCGATGGAGGGCGCCGGGCGCACCGTGTGTGACTTCCCCGAGACGCCGTGGGAGTTCACGCTCGACATGGCGCGCCAGGTCTGGGACGAGTCGCGCCACGTCGAGATCTACCTCCGCCTCCTCGAGCACCTGGACGGCTACGCGGGCGAGTTCCCCGAGACCACGATCCTCTGGCGCTGCGCGTGCGCCGCGGACGCGGCCGCGCGGGTGGCCGGCGTGAACCGCGGCCTCGAGGGGCTCGCGTGCGACGTCTTCAACCAGCTCGTCTACATCGCGCGGAAGATCGGCGACCCGATCCTCGAGCGCGCCGTCGAGTTCGTCCTGGCCGACGAGATCACGCACGTCCGGATGGGCTCGAAGTGGCTCACGAAGCTCACGGAGGGCGATCCCGAGCGCCGGCGCAAGGCGATCGAGTTCCAGGAGAACATCGACGAGCGCTTCAACCTCGGCGGGATCCGGCGCGACGGCGACCACGAGGTCGTGTCCATCTCGATCGCCACGGACGTCAGGCGGATGGCGGGCTTCACCGAGGAGGAGATCGAGCGCCTGATCAAGACGACCCAGCGCTCGCAGGTCTACTAA
- the nth gene encoding endonuclease III translates to MRESVEAKRVRARKIISALKRAYPGAKIALDFETPLELVVATILAAQCTDERVNMVTPALFRKYRTARDWSGADLATLEREIHSTGFFRAKARSIVGMARALVERHGGEVPRTREELTELPGVGLKTANVVLGNAFGQQAIAVDTHVFRVSQRLGLAKSDDPDEIHDQLVEVLPKKECTLTTHLLTTHGRRTCGARAPLCPACPVKAFCPWPDKTRVSASR, encoded by the coding sequence ATGCGAGAGTCGGTGGAAGCCAAGCGCGTGCGCGCGCGGAAGATCATCAGCGCCCTGAAGCGGGCGTATCCGGGCGCGAAGATCGCGCTCGACTTCGAGACGCCGCTGGAGCTCGTGGTGGCGACGATCCTGGCCGCCCAGTGCACCGACGAGCGCGTGAACATGGTGACCCCCGCGCTCTTCCGGAAGTACCGGACGGCGCGCGACTGGTCCGGGGCCGACCTCGCGACGCTCGAGCGCGAGATCCACTCGACCGGATTCTTCAGGGCGAAGGCGCGCTCGATCGTCGGCATGGCGCGGGCGCTCGTCGAGCGGCACGGCGGCGAGGTGCCGCGGACGCGCGAGGAGCTGACCGAGCTTCCCGGCGTCGGGTTGAAGACGGCCAACGTGGTCCTGGGCAACGCCTTCGGCCAGCAGGCGATCGCGGTGGACACCCACGTCTTCCGGGTTTCCCAGCGCCTCGGGCTGGCGAAGTCCGACGATCCCGACGAGATCCACGACCAGCTCGTGGAGGTCCTGCCGAAGAAGGAGTGCACGCTGACGACGCACCTCCTGACGACGCACGGGCGCCGGACGTGCGGGGCGCGAGCGCCGCTCTGCCCGGCCTGCCCCGTGAAGGCCTTCTGTCCGTGGCCGGACAAGACGCGCGTGAGTGCTTCGCGTTGA
- a CDS encoding biotin carboxylase N-terminal domain-containing protein has translation MIRTVLVANRGEIARRVFRACRRLGLGTVAVYSEADRESPHVRDADRAVAIGPPPARASYLDIARILVAARESGADAIHPGYGFLSEDWRFADACRRAGIVFVGPTPEAIRRMGDKPEARRLMAAAGVPVVPGSPAAVPDAGAAETAARDIGYPVMLKATAGGGGIGMARVDTPGDMAAAFATGRRRAEAAFGRGDVYIEKYLERPRHVEVQIFGDAAGTVLHLHERECSIQRRHQKLVEESPAPRLPAAVKEGLTRAAVAGAKAIGYVNAGTLEFLVDPAGGFYFLEMNTRLQVEHPVTEESTGLDLVVEQLRVAGGARLSWRQEEIVQRRAAIECRVYAEDPAKNFLPSPGTLGRLELPSGEGIRIESGVEAGSEVSVHYDPLLFKLVVSGQTRAEAVAAMAGALDRCVIEGVKTTVPFLRRVVAHPDFVAGRVHTQMIEQGAFNG, from the coding sequence TTGATTCGGACCGTCCTCGTCGCCAACCGGGGCGAGATCGCGCGGCGCGTGTTCCGAGCCTGCCGCCGGCTCGGCCTCGGGACGGTCGCCGTGTACTCCGAGGCCGACCGCGAGTCACCCCACGTGCGCGACGCCGACCGCGCCGTCGCGATCGGCCCGCCGCCCGCCCGCGCGAGCTACCTCGACATCGCGCGGATCCTCGTGGCGGCGCGCGAGAGCGGCGCCGACGCGATCCACCCGGGCTACGGCTTCCTCTCCGAGGACTGGCGCTTCGCCGACGCGTGCCGGCGGGCGGGGATCGTCTTCGTCGGGCCCACGCCCGAGGCCATCCGGCGCATGGGCGACAAGCCCGAGGCGCGGCGGCTCATGGCCGCGGCCGGCGTCCCCGTCGTTCCCGGGAGCCCCGCGGCGGTTCCGGACGCGGGCGCGGCGGAGACGGCCGCCCGCGACATCGGCTACCCCGTCATGCTCAAGGCGACGGCGGGCGGCGGCGGCATCGGCATGGCCCGGGTGGACACACCGGGCGACATGGCCGCCGCGTTCGCGACGGGCCGGCGCCGCGCCGAGGCCGCGTTCGGCCGGGGCGACGTCTACATCGAGAAGTACCTCGAGCGCCCGCGCCACGTGGAGGTCCAGATCTTCGGCGACGCCGCCGGCACGGTCCTCCACCTGCACGAGCGCGAGTGCTCGATCCAGCGCCGTCACCAGAAGCTCGTGGAGGAGTCGCCGGCGCCGCGCCTGCCGGCCGCCGTGAAGGAGGGGCTCACGCGCGCCGCCGTCGCGGGGGCGAAGGCGATCGGCTACGTGAACGCCGGGACCCTCGAGTTCCTCGTGGACCCCGCGGGGGGCTTCTACTTCCTCGAGATGAACACGCGGCTCCAGGTCGAGCACCCCGTGACCGAGGAGTCGACCGGGCTCGACCTGGTCGTCGAGCAGCTCCGCGTGGCGGGCGGCGCGCGGCTCAGCTGGCGCCAGGAGGAGATCGTCCAGCGCCGCGCGGCGATCGAGTGTCGAGTGTATGCTGAGGACCCGGCGAAGAACTTCCTGCCCTCCCCCGGGACGCTCGGCCGGCTCGAGCTGCCGTCGGGCGAGGGGATCCGGATCGAGTCGGGCGTCGAGGCCGGGAGCGAGGTCTCAGTCCACTACGACCCGCTGCTGTTCAAGCTGGTCGTGTCCGGGCAGACGCGCGCCGAGGCGGTGGCGGCGATGGCGGGCGCCCTGGACCGCTGCGTGATCGAAGGTGTGAAGACGACCGTCCCGTTCCTCCGCCGGGTGGTCGCGCACCCCGACTTCGTCGCCGGGCGGGTGCACACGCAGATGATCGAACAAGGAGCGTTCAATGGCTGA
- a CDS encoding pyridoxal phosphate-dependent aminotransferase, with protein sequence MSFARRIREIEPFLAVEMGERAQALERAGVDVVHLEFGEPDFEAPPVVREALEKAIKDGRTRYTHSLGILPLREAIAEHYLNTYGVTVSPDRILVTAGTSPAMLLLFGHLLDPGDEVVLSDPYYACYPNFIRYAEGTPAYVGVTEEDGFQYRPEAIRARLSPRTRAILVNSPANPTGTVLPAERLQAIAALAREGGPFVVSDEIYHGLSYEGPDRTILEFTEHAFVLNGFSKAYAMTGWRLGWVIAPATHIRALQTLYGNFFISTNEFVQWAGVAALREAGEESRRFRAVFDERRRAMLAGLRALGFGVGCEPTGAFYVLANARHLARDSVRLAHAILDEAHVAVTPGAAFGANAEGYLRFSYASSLERIREGLDRLGRFLASRR encoded by the coding sequence GTGAGCTTCGCGCGGCGGATCCGGGAGATCGAGCCGTTCCTCGCCGTGGAGATGGGCGAGCGCGCCCAGGCGCTCGAGCGGGCGGGCGTCGACGTGGTACACCTCGAGTTCGGCGAGCCGGACTTCGAGGCGCCGCCCGTGGTCCGCGAGGCGCTCGAGAAGGCGATCAAGGACGGACGCACGCGCTACACGCACAGCCTCGGGATCCTCCCGCTGCGCGAGGCGATCGCCGAGCATTACCTGAACACCTACGGCGTGACGGTCTCGCCCGATCGGATCCTCGTCACGGCCGGCACGTCGCCCGCGATGCTCCTCCTGTTCGGCCACCTCCTCGATCCCGGCGACGAGGTCGTCCTGAGCGATCCGTACTACGCGTGCTATCCGAACTTCATCCGCTACGCCGAGGGCACGCCCGCCTACGTCGGCGTCACCGAGGAGGACGGTTTCCAGTACCGACCGGAGGCGATCCGTGCGCGCCTCTCGCCGCGCACCCGGGCGATCCTCGTCAACTCGCCCGCCAACCCGACCGGCACGGTGCTCCCGGCCGAGCGCCTGCAGGCGATCGCGGCGCTCGCGCGGGAGGGCGGGCCGTTCGTCGTCTCCGACGAGATCTATCACGGCCTCAGCTACGAGGGGCCGGACCGCACCATCCTCGAGTTCACCGAGCACGCGTTCGTGCTGAACGGCTTCTCGAAGGCGTACGCGATGACCGGCTGGCGGCTCGGGTGGGTCATCGCGCCCGCCACGCACATCCGGGCCCTCCAGACGCTCTACGGCAACTTCTTCATCTCGACGAACGAGTTCGTCCAGTGGGCGGGCGTCGCGGCGCTGCGCGAGGCGGGGGAGGAGAGCCGCCGGTTCCGCGCCGTCTTCGACGAGCGCCGGCGGGCGATGCTCGCGGGGCTGCGCGCGCTCGGCTTCGGCGTCGGGTGCGAGCCGACGGGCGCCTTCTACGTGCTGGCCAACGCGCGGCACCTCGCGCGTGATTCGGTGCGCCTCGCCCACGCGATCCTCGACGAGGCGCACGTCGCGGTGACGCCCGGGGCGGCCTTCGGCGCCAACGCCGAGGGCTACCTGCGCTTCTCCTACGCGTCGTCGCTCGAGCGCATCCGGGAGGGCCTCGACCGCCTGGGTCGGTTCCTCGCGTCGCGACGGTGA
- a CDS encoding DinB family protein, which translates to MSVDLIRGLYDYHRWANRRLFDVAAALGEEVTSRDVGKQFSFPTVTRMFGHLYGADRVWLSRWKGVSPTTLPGAEFATLASVRVPWDALESEQRAFVEALTPADLDRPVEYKNTEGKGFRLALGPLLQHVANHATHHRSEIATMLTMLAGSPPDTGINSYLLAKTRQA; encoded by the coding sequence ATGAGCGTCGACCTGATCCGGGGGCTCTACGATTACCACCGGTGGGCGAACCGCCGCCTCTTCGACGTCGCCGCGGCGCTCGGCGAGGAGGTCACGTCGCGCGACGTGGGCAAGCAGTTCAGCTTCCCGACCGTCACCCGGATGTTCGGGCACCTCTACGGCGCCGACCGGGTGTGGCTTTCGCGCTGGAAGGGCGTGTCGCCGACGACCCTCCCGGGCGCCGAGTTCGCGACCCTCGCCTCGGTCCGCGTCCCCTGGGACGCCCTTGAGAGCGAGCAGCGGGCGTTCGTGGAGGCCCTGACGCCCGCCGACCTCGACCGCCCGGTCGAATACAAGAACACCGAGGGCAAGGGCTTCAGGCTTGCGCTCGGGCCGCTCCTCCAGCACGTGGCGAACCACGCGACCCACCACCGGAGCGAGATCGCGACCATGCTCACGATGCTCGCCGGCTCGCCCCCGGACACGGGCATCAACTCCTACCTCCTCGCGAAGACGCGACAGGCCTAG
- a CDS encoding malic enzyme-like NAD(P)-binding protein, which produces MIAPSASYSFTIRLQIANRPGMLGRVASAIGEAGGDIGAVDLVETTRERTERDITVKCRDSSHAQRIVSRLKHVAGVRVVNVSDRTFLMHLGGKIEIRNKVPIRTRDDLSMAYTPGVARVCLAIRDDRERVFSLTVKQNMVAVVTDGTAVLGLGDIGPEAALPVMEGKAMLFKEFAGVDAFPICLATKDVDKIVETVKFVAPAFGGINLEDIAAPRCFEVEERLRKDLDIPVFHDDQHGTAVVVLAALLNAVRIVKKDLRRLRVVVTGVGAAGTATIKILMSSGVRDIVGVDEHGTIHRGRAAGMDFMKRWVASATNPRRVTGDLGDALARADVFIGLSVPGILTLKHIRRMARDPIVFAMANPEPEIRPEEAERHVRVMATGRSDYPNQINNVLCFPGFFRGLLDSRARAVNDEMKLAAARALAACVRRDELSAEYIIPSVFNKRVAPAVAAGVARAAHETATARRRRRLDLAGVR; this is translated from the coding sequence ATGATAGCCCCGAGCGCGTCCTACTCCTTCACGATCCGCCTGCAGATCGCGAACCGTCCCGGGATGCTCGGGCGCGTGGCCTCGGCGATCGGCGAGGCCGGCGGGGACATCGGCGCGGTGGACCTCGTGGAGACCACCCGCGAGCGTACCGAGCGCGACATCACGGTCAAGTGCCGTGACAGCAGCCACGCGCAGCGGATCGTGAGCCGGCTCAAGCACGTCGCGGGTGTCCGCGTCGTCAACGTCTCCGATCGCACCTTCCTCATGCACCTCGGGGGCAAGATCGAGATCCGCAACAAGGTCCCGATCCGGACGCGCGACGACCTCTCCATGGCCTACACGCCCGGGGTCGCGCGCGTCTGCCTCGCGATCCGCGACGACCGCGAGCGCGTGTTCTCGCTGACGGTCAAGCAGAACATGGTGGCCGTCGTCACCGACGGCACCGCGGTCCTCGGCCTCGGCGACATCGGGCCCGAGGCGGCGCTGCCGGTGATGGAAGGCAAGGCGATGCTCTTCAAGGAGTTCGCGGGCGTGGACGCGTTCCCGATCTGCCTGGCGACGAAGGACGTGGACAAGATCGTCGAGACGGTCAAGTTCGTCGCGCCCGCGTTCGGCGGCATCAACCTCGAGGACATCGCGGCGCCCCGCTGCTTCGAGGTCGAGGAGCGCCTCCGGAAGGACCTCGACATCCCCGTCTTCCACGACGACCAGCACGGCACCGCGGTGGTCGTGCTCGCGGCGCTGCTCAACGCCGTCCGCATCGTGAAGAAGGACCTCCGGCGGCTGCGGGTCGTCGTGACCGGCGTCGGCGCGGCCGGCACGGCGACGATCAAGATCCTGATGTCGAGCGGCGTGCGCGACATCGTCGGCGTGGACGAGCACGGCACGATCCACCGCGGCCGCGCGGCCGGCATGGATTTCATGAAGCGCTGGGTCGCGTCCGCGACGAATCCGCGACGGGTGACGGGCGACCTCGGCGACGCGCTCGCGCGCGCCGACGTCTTCATCGGCCTGTCGGTGCCCGGCATCCTCACGCTCAAGCACATCCGGCGGATGGCGCGCGATCCGATCGTCTTCGCGATGGCCAACCCGGAGCCCGAGATCCGGCCGGAGGAGGCCGAGCGCCACGTGCGCGTCATGGCGACCGGGCGCTCCGACTACCCGAACCAGATCAACAACGTGCTGTGCTTCCCGGGCTTCTTCCGCGGCCTGCTCGACTCCCGGGCGCGCGCGGTGAACGACGAGATGAAGCTCGCCGCGGCGCGGGCGCTCGCGGCGTGCGTGCGCCGCGACGAGCTCAGCGCGGAGTACATCATCCCGAGCGTCTTCAACAAGCGTGTGGCGCCGGCCGTCGCCGCGGGCGTGGCGCGGGCCGCCCACGAGACGGCCACGGCCCGTCGCCGGCGACGCCTGGACCTCGCCGGGGTCCGGTGA
- a CDS encoding biotin/lipoyl-binding carrier protein has translation MAEEIKAHITGVVFQITAKAGDRVGAGDAVIVLESMKMEIPVEAPRAGAVREIRVKEGQTVQEGEIVAILE, from the coding sequence ATGGCTGAGGAGATCAAGGCGCACATCACGGGAGTCGTCTTCCAGATCACCGCGAAGGCGGGCGACCGCGTGGGCGCCGGCGATGCGGTCATCGTGCTCGAGTCCATGAAGATGGAAATTCCCGTGGAGGCGCCGCGGGCGGGCGCTGTCAGGGAGATCCGGGTGAAGGAGGGGCAGACCGTCCAGGAGGGCGAGATCGTCGCGATCCTGGAATAA
- a CDS encoding methyltransferase domain-containing protein, producing MDPAYVAVHMEEDRRHWWFRGRLAVLLAALRRALPRRPVRLLELGCGSGNVLGALGEFGEAVGMETHPALAAAARAAGLDVRPGALPGDLVVPPGWADVVLLLDVLEHLEDDAAALAAARRALAAGGLLVVTVPAYGWLWSAHDVALGHRRRYTAGALRRLVERAGFAVERVSYFNTLLFPAVALARAWKRLTGGSAHDLRRPVPPVNRGLEWVFALERHVVPRVSLPFGSSLLLLARR from the coding sequence ATGGACCCGGCCTACGTCGCGGTCCACATGGAGGAGGACCGGCGGCACTGGTGGTTCAGGGGCCGGCTCGCCGTGCTCCTCGCGGCCCTGCGCCGCGCGCTCCCGCGCCGCCCGGTGAGACTCCTCGAGCTCGGCTGCGGCAGCGGCAACGTCCTCGGCGCGCTCGGCGAGTTCGGCGAGGCCGTCGGGATGGAGACCCATCCGGCGCTCGCCGCCGCCGCGCGCGCCGCCGGTCTCGACGTGCGTCCCGGGGCCCTGCCCGGCGATCTCGTGGTGCCGCCGGGCTGGGCCGACGTCGTCCTGCTCCTCGACGTCCTCGAGCACCTCGAGGACGACGCCGCGGCGCTCGCGGCCGCGCGCCGCGCGCTCGCGGCGGGCGGCCTGCTCGTCGTGACCGTGCCCGCCTACGGCTGGCTCTGGAGCGCCCACGACGTCGCTCTCGGCCACCGCCGGCGCTACACGGCGGGCGCGCTCCGGCGGCTCGTCGAGCGCGCGGGCTTCGCCGTCGAGCGGGTGAGCTACTTCAACACGCTCCTCTTTCCCGCGGTCGCGCTCGCGCGCGCCTGGAAGCGCCTCACCGGCGGCTCGGCGCACGACCTCCGCCGGCCGGTGCCCCCGGTGAATCGGGGGCTCGAGTGGGTGTTCGCGCTCGAGCGCCACGTCGTGCCGCGCGTGTCCCTGCCGTTCGGCTCCTCGCTGCTGCTCCTCGCGCGCCGATGA
- a CDS encoding dolichyl-phosphate beta-glucosyltransferase, which yields MSAPRWSVVIPAYNEARRLPAYLDEVVAHLEGRGEPYEVVVVDDGSTDGTPEVVEARHYPSVRVLRVPRNSGKGAAVRAGMLAARGAYRLFADADGATPIAEMKRLEPALTAGADVVVGSRVLVDPAVAVVTRPHRVRAGRVFNWLVARLGLRGIADSQCGFKAFTGPAADRLFAGLRTRGFGFDVELLLAAQAVGYRVVEVAVNWADQEGSKVGVLRHGPGMLWQIVRARLRAGRAR from the coding sequence GTGAGCGCGCCACGCTGGTCGGTCGTCATCCCGGCGTACAACGAGGCGCGGCGCCTGCCGGCGTACCTCGACGAGGTCGTCGCCCACCTCGAGGGGCGCGGCGAGCCGTACGAGGTCGTCGTGGTGGACGACGGCTCGACCGACGGGACGCCGGAGGTCGTCGAGGCGCGGCACTACCCGTCGGTCCGGGTGCTGCGGGTCCCCCGGAACTCGGGCAAGGGCGCCGCGGTACGAGCCGGGATGCTCGCCGCCCGCGGGGCGTACCGCCTGTTCGCCGACGCCGACGGCGCGACGCCGATCGCGGAGATGAAGCGCCTGGAGCCCGCGCTCACGGCGGGCGCGGACGTCGTGGTCGGCTCCCGCGTGCTCGTGGACCCCGCCGTGGCGGTCGTCACCCGGCCGCACCGCGTACGGGCGGGCCGCGTGTTCAACTGGCTCGTGGCGCGGCTCGGCCTGCGCGGCATCGCCGACTCGCAGTGCGGCTTCAAGGCGTTCACGGGGCCCGCGGCGGACCGCCTCTTCGCCGGGCTCCGGACGCGCGGCTTCGGCTTCGACGTGGAGCTGCTGCTCGCCGCCCAGGCGGTGGGGTATCGCGTCGTCGAAGTGGCGGTGAACTGGGCCGATCAGGAGGGCAGCAAGGTCGGCGTGCTGCGCCACGGGCCGGGCATGCTGTGGCAGATCGTCCGGGCCCGACTGAGGGCCGGGAGGGCTCGGTGA
- the rplM gene encoding 50S ribosomal protein L13: MPTLMPTESEIQRKWYVVDAQGQVLGRLASRVASILRGKHKPIFAPHLDVGDHVVVVNAEKVHLTGRKLSLKLYRWHTGYIGGLRSVSAETMLRTHPERVVEWAVQGMLPKNRLGRAMAKKLKVYRGAEHPHQAQRPEPLPPPAGQPAATAGEVR, translated from the coding sequence ATGCCGACGTTGATGCCCACGGAGAGCGAGATCCAGCGGAAGTGGTACGTCGTGGACGCGCAGGGCCAAGTGTTGGGGCGACTGGCGAGCCGCGTCGCGTCAATCCTCCGCGGGAAGCACAAGCCCATTTTTGCGCCCCACCTGGACGTCGGCGACCACGTCGTCGTCGTGAACGCCGAGAAGGTGCACCTCACCGGACGCAAGCTCAGCCTCAAGCTCTATCGCTGGCACACCGGCTACATCGGCGGCCTACGTAGCGTCTCGGCGGAGACGATGCTCCGCACCCACCCCGAGCGCGTCGTCGAGTGGGCCGTGCAGGGGATGCTCCCGAAGAACCGGCTCGGCCGGGCGATGGCCAAGAAGCTGAAGGTGTATCGCGGCGCCGAGCATCCGCACCAGGCCCAGCGGCCCGAGCCGCTGCCGCCGCCGGCGGGTCAGCCGGCCGCGACGGCCGGGGAGGTCCGCTGA
- a CDS encoding LmeA family phospholipid-binding protein — protein MTRAPRGTRRDRALVAAAFAALVAVAAVWLAWDRRPPEWDHANHLERAVVCAQDMVRGDVRAILERSTFYPPLVPCAAGLVYLIWPSDAAAAQAVVLLFLGLGMGAVYALGRRLAGGPEGVVAALVFGSAPFVVFSSLRFQLDLPLAAMVALAVAVLLRTEAFTRPGPTFAFGVVLGLGLLTKPPFAAYVLIPLAFVLARVRRARALASAVLAGGLGLALALPWYGPRLFGLVPEVAARSFRQAAESGHPDPLSAAALALYPRWFVPQFGLVATLLLVGGLAAAAARRRWLLPASVLAPLALLAAIQNKNLRYTLPLLPFAAVLAGMGFGALRGRPRALVLAALVAAAAAQVSATAFGVPPSPTLPGLGVPLLLASPPVRDDWRHREILTLLAKDSRGAAATVSVVPNDNFFSVSNFRYYSVRDGLALRWARGWDGEPVGIDYMILKTGSQGPSWTAERPRRIHERLADDPHLARVYPVIGEWTLPDGSTATLRARRIEPGVTAALGRLARAAENAVRRRLAEVARDVEGLEVLIVHGEAIRRGRLERIEIAARAAAVGELSRRNAAVLRVHDLRIAFEDVLVNPWSLEAAGRLDPLDARRVRLLAVTIRAPDLAAFLRDVKGFRQAEVRLEPGALAFVFRQPGPDVSGRVRILPSADRPFELAFEQVRVGGVPAPGMVVDWVVRGYDPSLRLASRLPVPVEIGRVEIAPDAVRISTSR, from the coding sequence GTGACCCGGGCCCCGCGCGGGACGCGCCGCGACCGGGCGCTCGTCGCCGCGGCGTTCGCCGCCCTCGTGGCGGTCGCCGCGGTCTGGCTCGCGTGGGACCGGCGCCCGCCTGAGTGGGACCACGCGAACCACCTCGAGCGCGCCGTCGTCTGCGCCCAGGACATGGTGCGCGGCGACGTGCGCGCGATCCTCGAGCGCTCGACGTTCTACCCGCCGCTCGTGCCCTGCGCTGCGGGCCTCGTGTACTTGATCTGGCCGTCCGACGCCGCCGCGGCCCAGGCCGTGGTCCTCCTGTTCCTCGGCCTCGGGATGGGGGCGGTCTACGCGCTCGGGCGGCGGCTCGCGGGCGGCCCCGAGGGCGTCGTCGCCGCGCTCGTCTTCGGGAGCGCGCCCTTCGTCGTCTTTTCCTCGCTCCGCTTCCAGCTCGATCTCCCGCTCGCCGCGATGGTCGCCTTGGCCGTCGCGGTGCTGCTCCGGACCGAGGCCTTCACGCGCCCCGGCCCGACCTTCGCCTTCGGCGTGGTCCTCGGGCTCGGGCTGCTCACCAAGCCGCCGTTCGCCGCCTACGTCCTGATCCCGCTGGCCTTCGTCCTCGCCCGCGTGCGGAGGGCCCGCGCGCTCGCGAGCGCGGTGCTCGCCGGCGGGCTCGGTCTGGCCCTCGCGCTGCCGTGGTACGGCCCGCGGCTCTTCGGCCTGGTGCCCGAGGTCGCCGCGCGCTCGTTCAGGCAGGCCGCCGAGTCGGGTCACCCGGATCCGCTCTCGGCGGCGGCGCTCGCGCTCTATCCACGCTGGTTCGTGCCCCAGTTCGGGCTCGTCGCGACGCTTCTGCTCGTCGGTGGCCTCGCGGCCGCGGCCGCCCGCCGGCGGTGGCTCCTGCCTGCGAGCGTGCTCGCGCCGCTCGCCCTGCTCGCGGCGATCCAGAACAAGAACCTCCGGTACACGCTCCCGCTCCTGCCGTTCGCGGCGGTGCTCGCCGGCATGGGCTTCGGCGCGCTGCGCGGGCGCCCACGCGCGCTCGTGCTCGCGGCGCTCGTCGCTGCTGCGGCCGCGCAGGTGAGCGCCACCGCGTTCGGGGTCCCGCCGAGCCCGACGCTGCCCGGGCTCGGCGTTCCGCTGCTCCTCGCCTCACCGCCGGTCCGCGACGACTGGCGCCATCGAGAGATCCTGACGCTTCTCGCGAAGGACAGCCGCGGCGCCGCGGCGACCGTCAGCGTCGTGCCGAACGACAACTTCTTCTCGGTGAGCAACTTCCGCTATTACAGCGTGCGCGACGGCCTCGCGCTCAGGTGGGCCCGAGGCTGGGACGGCGAGCCCGTGGGGATCGACTACATGATCCTCAAGACGGGCTCTCAGGGGCCATCATGGACTGCCGAGAGGCCCCGCCGGATCCACGAGCGCCTCGCCGACGATCCTCATCTCGCGCGCGTCTATCCGGTCATCGGCGAGTGGACGCTCCCCGACGGCTCGACCGCGACCCTGAGGGCACGGCGGATCGAGCCCGGCGTCACGGCCGCCCTGGGGCGCCTCGCCCGCGCGGCCGAGAACGCCGTGCGGCGCCGGCTCGCCGAGGTCGCGCGCGACGTGGAGGGGCTCGAGGTGCTGATCGTCCACGGCGAGGCGATCCGGCGGGGCCGCCTGGAGCGGATCGAGATCGCCGCGCGCGCGGCGGCGGTCGGCGAGCTCTCGCGCCGGAATGCGGCGGTCCTGCGCGTGCACGATCTCCGGATCGCGTTCGAGGACGTGCTCGTGAACCCGTGGAGCCTCGAGGCCGCGGGGCGCCTCGACCCGCTCGACGCGCGGCGCGTGCGCCTCCTCGCGGTGACGATCCGGGCACCCGACCTCGCCGCGTTCCTCCGGGACGTCAAGGGCTTCCGTCAGGCCGAGGTGCGTCTCGAGCCTGGCGCGCTCGCGTTCGTGTTCCGGCAGCCGGGCCCGGACGTGTCGGGACGCGTCCGGATCCTGCCGTCGGCGGATCGGCCCTTCGAGCTCGCCTTCGAGCAGGTGAGGGTCGGCGGCGTTCCGGCGCCGGGGATGGTCGTGGACTGGGTGGTTCGCGGATATGATCCCTCGCTGAGGCTGGCGAGCCGCCTGCCCGTGCCCGTCGAGATCGGTCGGGTCGAGATCGCTCCCGACGCCGTCCGGATCTCGACGAGCCGCTGA